Sequence from the Pseudomonas sp. 7SR1 genome:
ATTACCCGACCACCCGATGGATTCCTGCCATGACCCTTTCGCTTGATCTGCTGCTGGGCTTTGCCCTGTTTGCCCTCGTGACCTCGATCACGCCTGGCCCCAACAACACCATGTTGCTGGCTTCGGGTGTCAATTTCGGATTCAACCGCACCATTCCTCACATGCTGGGCATCACCTGCGGGTTCTTTTCCTTGGTGCTGGCGGTGGGCCTTGGCCTGGGGGCGGTGTTCCAGACTTATCCGTTGCTCTATACCGTGCTGCGCTACGCCGGCGCAGCCTACCTGCTGTACCTGGCCTGGAAAATCGCCCACTCCGGTCCGGTCTCGGACAGCCGGACGGGGGAGCAGACACCTATCAGCTATTGGGGCGCGGCGGCCTTCCAATGGGTCAACCCCAAGGCCTGGATCATGGCTATCGGCGCTATCAGTACATACACGCCGCTTCAGGGTTATTTCTTCAATGTGGTGGTGATT
This genomic interval carries:
- a CDS encoding LysE family translocator; the encoded protein is MTLSLDLLLGFALFALVTSITPGPNNTMLLASGVNFGFNRTIPHMLGITCGFFSLVLAVGLGLGAVFQTYPLLYTVLRYAGAAYLLYLAWKIAHSGPVSDSRTGEQTPISYWGAAAFQWVNPKAWIMAIGAISTYTPLQGYFFNVVVIAAVFALINLPSVSLWVVCGSLLRNLLRDRRWLRLFNWGMALLLVASLYPLLLESIG